The Rosa rugosa chromosome 3, drRosRugo1.1, whole genome shotgun sequence sequence AGCAGGATCCTAACATCAAAACATGCCCCAAAAGTATTTGCTAGTCTACTCTTACCAACAGTCAGCCTACCGACAAAACACCAGCCTAAACCATTATAGCTGAAACATCGCATCAAAGAGGGACCATGATTTATTAATATTAAAAGACGGTTGTTTTAATATTAAACTAGTCTACAATCACATGTTCTGCATGTGTACGAAaaattttcgttaaaaaaaaaaaaaagatggataGTTATTGTAGAAGAAATAAATTCActggtagttattgcagagaggaaatagtgagagagaaaagtgggggttgtgaaatcatttctttttaattttcttaataaaaatctattttataattgtcctatttatccttgtgatttaatttattctcaaagttttttaatatttcaggattaaatctgtcaaaattttcaattttggctaacaaagcctcttctcttaataatagtatagataacaAATATTAAAAGACGGTTGATTTATAAATCTGGTCGACTTGATTTATAAATATTAAAAGACAGTTGGTGAAGAATGAGCCGGTATGGGTATACACAAACCAGGCAAGAGCCATTCCACCAAATCCAACTTTTAACCCTAGCAACCCCGACTGCATTGGGTTACGTCAGTGGCCATATCTACGTCAGCAAAATCCTAGGGTCCAAATTCATCTAGGAGGACATCACCCACTGGCTTGGATCCTAAACCatgtttggaaaaaaaaataaaaaatcgttGCATTAAACTTGTCCCTAATCACCAACTATTACCTTGCTATGCAACCGTTGAACCAAGTGTGACAAAGACGCCCAAAATCAGGTATTGATTCTGATCCAATTTGAAGTTCAGATATTATTGATGATAAGATGGATTATAAGTTCAAGTACTAACTATGATAATAATCCTTTAATTCTAATTGCAAATTAATTTGCATTTGAACGAAATAAGTCACGAACAATCATCCACATCACTGGGCCACAACTCTTACCTTAAATAATATATCAGAGGGTGACATCTTTAATTATCACCATTTATTGCATGGAAACAAAAAATCACCATCCTTCAAGATTGGAGCAGATCTCCCATTTACAAATTATTGACAATCAGACAATGACAACCCATGTGATACCTACATACTGAACAGAAAAACTCAATTGTTTTGGGCAATGCAACAAATACTTTGGAGATTAGACAGTCTAGAAATTTGATGCTTTATTAGCAAAAACCATATACAAAAGTGAAGAAAACCCCAATTTTAATTGGCTTGGAAAGGTTCTTGTTTTTTTGGCAAGAATTTCGATTTTAATGATGGAGAAATAAAGTAAAAAAGAAGTCGATAATTCAATATCTTCAGATATTTATGTTTAATTCATCGATTACATTTTCTTGTCAAAATTAACTGACAAAACATCTTGGTTGTTAGTGGTGGGTATGTAGACATAACAGATATTTTGGAATGCTGCATAAGATAATTTCTTTTAATTAGATTCAAAACATGTTTTAGATTGCTGGAGTTTATAAGATAATGCTTGTCAATTCCACGTACGATTAAGAAATTAGATGTTTCGATAACATGTGTGTGGGGTGATTTCATTTTGTGTAAATAAGTTTGACACTGCTTGTAGTATAATAACCCATGCATACTCATTGCATGGTTGAGATTAcccatttgttttctttatcaAAAGGTGCATATAATTTAATTCATTGGCACACCCAACATGATTCTCGTGGCTAGCTTAACTTTATTATATGAAGGCACTTATTCTCCTACTAGTTTATCtataaatattttgaatttaCGTATCATTGCAACATCGAAGGAAGGCTTCTTTCATAGCATTGCCATCATGAACTCCCTTTGTGCCATCTTAGCTCTGCTCTCATTTCTTTTGGTAAGAATTTCTATCTTAAACATCTTTCCATCTTAAATAATATATAATTGCTAGCTCgatgtttattattatttcttgcGAAGAACTTGAAAGATGGGAAAAACGACCGAATTCATACGCCAAAATCTTAATTACACTGTATTTGCATGAAGTATTTGTTTTCAGGATGTTAGATATGTTATGCTGTTAACCTAAACTGTTGATGAAAAGAAAATTTACTTAAATTAAAAACACTAGGGTTTAAAAGTAATATAATCTCTCTAAGATTTGGGTTTGATCTTGTTAACTTTTCCTATGTTGTGGAGCAGTTCACTACAACTGTAGAATCAAGAATAGGTGCAGGAGGCTACATGAAAAATTCCATTAAAAAGCAACCCACGCCAGGAGACTTACGGAAGCTCGTAAAAGAACAGTTTGAGCGTAACAATGCCGATCTACCTGATGATAAGACTGAGAAAGCCAACTGCAATGAAAATGGGAAACCTAACACTGAATTTGAGATTGTCGAGTTTGAACCGAGACCTGATGTCACAATTTACCATGGTGACATTGTCGAGTTTGAACCAAGACCTGATGTCACAATTTACCATGGTGACTTTGAACCGAGACCTGATGTCACAATTTACCATGGTGACAGTGAAGTAACAGAGTCCAGAACTCTTAAAGACGAGCTAGAGTCTAAGGCCATAGGTAACATGCACCCTAAGGATAAAGGTCCTAAAGATAAGCTGCCATTTGAAGTCAAAGCCAAAAGGCATGCATTTGAAGAAGATTTTGAGCCAAGGCCAAATATTTCTGTGTACAATGACTGAGGAAAATGAGAGGTGATGAAATTCTGGTGCAATTATGGTGCTGTTTTTAAATAAGTTTTTATGATTATGATTGTAAGATATATGtggtttgattgtttgatatTTCAAGTTGAGTAACTCTAAGGTTCAGGATATGTACGTATGATGCAATCCTGTAAGAAGTTAAATAAGTTGTTTCATCCCTGAATGCAATTCGTGAATAGTAAAATAAGTTTTTATGATTATGATCGATTGTAAGATATATGTGGTTTGATTGTTTAATATTTCAATTTGAGTAACTCTAAGGTTCAGGATATGTACGTATGATGCAATCCTGGCCTGTAAGAAGTTAAATAAGTTGTTTCATCCCTGAATGCAATTCGTGAATAGTACGTCTCTGGTTATCGTGAATTGCTATTATTGATCCGTATAATACGAAAAAGATCGATGCTCAAGTTCAAAACAGTAACATGAGTGCTTTTAGAACTAATAGAAGTAGAGCTTGAAAATTCTCACAACTTTCACAacttctatttatttattttaacatTTAACTATTTAAGTGAACTGATTGTATTGAATACCTTGTCCGATGCACACCAAATAGTGTAACAAAAGCTGATATGGCAATTGAAAACTTTATAGTTACTTCACTTCAATCAAATTTCTTTTGGACTATATGGACTGTATATGCTGCTGCATTTGAATTTGATATCgcaaataagagaaaaataaCCACCataagagaaattttttttcctgCCACGTATTTCTATACCACTATGCCAAAATgtgcttcagacgacacacttcagacgacataagttttgttttatgtcgtctgagtttttcagacgacataatttttttttgtgttgtctgaatatagactaaaaccatactcgttcaatttgaaaaaatggtgagcattcagacaacacatttgtgtagttgtaaaagatgatgatttcctatctcaaatgcggagggatatccaaaatttgatcaagtacttttccctctcaaatagccgAACTCTAGTTGActagaaaatgttgtgacatttagacaacatttaaatgtcgtctgagtgtggagcttgttttaaaatttttgaagttattttgacttgtgcttttttACATAGATCCCtcgtaattaaatcattttctGTCCTTCTCACTCCAACACCAGCCCGcgcgctctctctttctcactcaGCTCGACCTAGAACCCGCGAAACTGGAAAACTCAAACAccagcctctctccttctcactcagctctctcagatctctcagatctcgattctcactctctcctctctccttcatcttctcactctctcgattcttcttggtctctccttcttcttcttagccTCTACTTCATCTTTCGCGACCGGATTAGTGGACCTCCCCAGCAACAACAGAGCTGTTTTTAATTCGGATATTGGTaagcaatttagggtttcaatcgttttttagtttagggtttcgattgggTTTAATCCTAgatcgattttagggttttatctGCAAATTTTAGGTTTGCTTATTATCCAAAATTTCGATTTTAGTTGATTTCGATTaggtttttcttctatttggggATGGGGTGATTGAAATGGATATAGCTATATTGGGGTTTTGTCTTGGGGGTTTCTCTTCGATTTAGTGCTGTGGTTTTCCTTCGGTTGAAATGGATTTATGTGTTGGTGTTTTATTTTCCATGTTGTTTGACAAGAACTCTTCCTTCTTTCAATTAAAACTCatttgggttttggggttttgagttTGGATAATAGTTCTTCTGTTGTATCATGTTTCTTCTATTTTGTTGGCCTTGATAGGGAAACTTGGTGCTACAAAAGGATTTGCTGGGAAGGATGTAGTGATTGTGGCGTGAGTAATTGATAATGTTTAATCTTTTGCAATCTATATCTGTTGATAATGTTTATACCTTCCCTGTGCTTAATATTGCCTTGAAAATCATGTTAAACAGGGCCTACCGAACTGCCATTTACAAAGCAAAGCGAGGCGGTTTTAAGGATACTTTAGCTGATGATTTACTGGCACCTGTTTTGAAGGTAAGATAAACGTACAGTTGAATTTTCATAGGAAAGAATGTCGAGTCTCGGGATTTGTATGTTTCATCTTAAGTCTATAGGGCTAATTTATCTGTGATGTACTTGTTATGTAGGCAGTTATAGAGAGAACAAATTTGAACCCAAGTGAAGTAGGGGATATACTATAGTTCTCACTCCTGGCTCACTTAGAGCAATTGAGTGCAGGATGCCAGCATTTTATGTTGGTGTTCCTAGTAAGTCTTTAATTGTACATGGTATTTAAAGGGGCACCTTATATTCAGTTTTATCTATAGTCAGAAGCTTATAGTCCATCTGTTTTATCCAGATATAGTTCCCATCAGAACCGTCAACATGCAATGTTGATCTAGCCTTTAGGCAGTTGCTGATGTAGCTGCATTCATAATGTAACAAccgagaaaaaaaagaaaagaaaaaaaaaaagattaaaaaggGTTTTGTTTAAGGGCTTTTTGGTATTTGGCCACTAGGTAGGAGGGTTTgttgttgtcgtgcttttcagatTTCACCGTTGGGTTTTGATAGATATGGAGGATGAAGTTAGAGAATTGGGGGAAAGAAGAGGAACTTCAAGTTTGGATGCCCAAGGTAAATTTGTGCTCTAATTCCCTTAGTAAGGCTTCATTATGTATTTTTAGATGCGTTTGATTAATTCTAGGTTTGGATTTATGGAATTCCCATCATTTTAAGGTCTTTCAACGAAATCCAAATTTGGATATTCTAGTGATGAATTCTGGGAGATGACACTAAGTATTCATGGAATTCATATGATTGTCTTAGGCTGAGAAGGTTGTAGGGATTCAAGGGGGATGCTTGGCCTACATTACCTGTAAGTGATCTTTACCTTAACTGGTGTTTGTTTTTCTATTGCTAAACTTGGTTTACTGAATAGCTTCCtgatagctatatatatatatatatatatatatatatatatatatatatatatatatatatatatatatgaatgaagCCATTACAATGTTTTGGTCTCACAGTGAGAGATATGGATTCCAGTAAATGGTATGATTACTGGAAGTGTTGATTTCTTGAGTCTTTGGTGAAAAGTTTAACAAGGATCAAGCATGTCGTTTCCTTTTCCTAATGCAATTTATGATTGTAATTACTATCATCTTGTTAAAGAACCACCAATTTGGTTGCTTTAGCTCTTTGAAGAAGGGTGTTTATTAGGATTCTAATGTGAGCTGGGACACATTCCAGGATTGTGTGTCTTTGTTATGTGAAACTAcagtttttttttgtaaagaagGTGTTGGTTTTGGGGAGATCTGCTATGAAGGTGATGTTGGTTAGTCTGGGCATCATGAAGGGATCAGTTTCTTCAATTTCTAGGAATGGCTCCTTTTTTGCCTTTCAAACAGATTGGAATGCGGAAGTTAGTTTCGTTGTTTTTGGTGCTTATTGTTTCTTTCTGCTAGGATTGTTGTACTTACTGGGTACTTTTTCTCACTGTATACTTGTCCACTTATCTATACTTATTCCTTTTTTGTCAATGACTTTCTCTGTAATTAAAAATAGATACAGATTGTGGTGCAACTTCTTTATTTGTCATTATATGAATGCACTGCACTAAACTAAATTGTTATCACACATGtataatcatatatatacatctgCCTTTTCTTAACTTTTATGCCTATTtatacatctatatatatatatatatatatatatatatatatatatatatatatatataacactgcCTTTTGTTAACTTGTGGTTTAGAGAGTTGAGTATGTATTGTCATGATTTGCATTTATTTGTGTATACTGCACATACTAGACTAGGCAGTTAGCAAACAAGAGTAGACCTggcttaatttttcttttcaaggtCCAGAGAAATAAAGGGACGTCTGAAGCCTATGGTAGTGCGGAGTTGGAAGAGTTGTGGGAAAGAGTTAAGATTTGAGATTCTCTTTGGGCCTCTATATTTGGGGAGTATGAAGATTACACTCTTTCATCTCTTGTTCTAGATTGGCAAGCATGTTTACTGTCAGTTGAGCATCTTATTCTGTTCCTCAAACtatctttcttttcttatgtGGACTTCTTGTCCGCTTCTTTGTATTATGGTATTTGTTTTGTCAATAAAAAGCTGTTTCCtttcaaataaaagaaaaaaaaaaggtccagGTCTAGAGAAAATgtagaaacaaaaataaaatgtatGAGACTAAAATGTCTAATATTCATTGCCGCGTTGCATGTGCCTATGtatgtgtgtgcgcgcgcgtaAGATTGCTATCTGGAAGGCTGGTAATATGCCTATCCAGTATCGCAGGTAGGTAGCCAAAGCAACAGTTCCTTCATTAGCTCATAGCTTAGCTTAGCTTTCACTGCTAATGGTTTTAATTTTACTTTACTGTTTCATATTCAGTTATTCGCATAAGGACAGTCATCAGGTGTGATGTAGTAGTTGTAGTCATCTCGTTTTCAAGCATGTTGTAGATGCACATTAAATGACTAAGACTGAAGGATTGACTGACAATGTACTTTGATAAAGGTCCACTTTGTTGATCGCACCAAAGTGGTTTCTTTCTATTGTTTTAGCTTGCACTCATGACCTAGTTACATTACAAGTATTTTTAGAGTTAGGTGCGGTTATACTACGACCAAACTTAGTTTTATATTGTTGCATGAGCTGCAACAGTTTTTGCAGTTCTGCGGGAACATGGCACTGTTATTATGGCATTCCTTGAAGTGCTTGAAGATTTATGTTGCATAGATATGTTAGAGAAACAAAACAGTGTTTGACAAGTGAGAAGATaggagaataaaaaaaaaatatctcctTTTCAATTAGAGTGCTATTTGCTTATTGTGGAAGACATTGAGATGATTTGTCTTGCACAGATTTTATTTTGCAGTTTTGTTTTGAAGGCAGAAAAAGAATAGTTGAGTTCTTGTTCAATGTGTGTACTTGTTAGTGTTTTACTTTCATCCATTTTCCTGGACTTGGTGAAATCAATGGTTGAAAATTATAGAGATCCCTAGTCAAAACGGGTTTCCATACTATCTTATTCCCTCTTAAACTACTTTTGACTTGGCTAATAAGATAAAATCGTGAGTAGTAGTTGAGTAGGAAAAGTGTGACATATTTACTAACAGACTTCTTGGTACTAGGCAATATAAGTTTTCTGAGATAAAACTTGCTTTTGGCTAACATTCTGAGAACTTAGGGATGTGAGAAGAATGGTAAGACCAATGTTCGTTACTTGCTGCATATTAGAGTATGCACCCTATCGTGATCCCTTCAAAAAAGTCTCCAGAACAGTCCCAAAGTCCCTAATACATAAGTATCCTGGAATTCAAGCAAGCAGTTCTTATTCAATCCTGTTAGTTATATATTGTATCTTAGTTATTTAATATAATTCTATAAATCCCTGAGTCCGTGAACCCTTCAACTATGAATCCCAAAATTCAAGCAACCAGCTCTTGAATTCATGGACTTTGGAATTTGAAATGCCTTTGCAAAAAGCTAGTATCATGATCCATTAAAGAGTCAACATGTCTTTGGCTTACCTTTGTTTCCCTGAATATTTTAATGTTTCTTAGGAGCACACAAAAATTGTAAAGGATAAAAGTGTTTCTGATATTCATTGTTGcatgtgcgtgtgtgtgtacGCGCGCCATGTGTAAAAGAGACAGAGACTGAGAGGGAGAAAGCGAGCAATGCATTGCATATATTTTGAATCTCTGAACAGTCATCCCATGATTACATTTCGGTAGTTGATTATTTGTTTGCATATAGTTCAGTAGTTTCTAAACTGTTTTTGTCTCTTCTTTACATGACTGGATTGCCCATATGTTACATGAGTTACTTCTTATATATATTAATACTTTTCCCATTAAACCTGTAGGTTGAAGATCTTGCTGACTTTTCCTTCCAGACAACGCCTATGTATATAGATGTGGATGATGGGAGAACTAAGGTAGGAATCCAACTGGTCTTTTGGATTCCACACTAAATATTAAGTCCACTTcatactcatatagacctattTATTCTTGTATTTTAGCGGTAATCTTTATAACCTGCCAAGATTGTGTGCATTACAGGCCACGAATATAGGACTGCAACAGGACTATTGTCTTGTGCCAAGTGCCAAGAGATTTTATTCTCCTATATTCTTTCCTGACGAGgaatctatcaaagaaagtgatggtcttcttctcttcttgcaACTCAGTAAAATTCCACTCTGTTCAGCTCTTACTTGTTTTATTTTCCTCCTAAATGTACTCTTTCAAGTACTAATTGAGGCATGTATTTCTGTCTTCATGATTAGGTTTCTTGGAAACAATAAGTTGAATGGCGCTCTCTCTGAATCGAAAAGCTCATCTCTTCTCAATGTGTAAGTACTTCAGcatgttttccttaaacatcatCATAATTCATTACACttggagttttctgatttttctgataagTATGTTCTGTATTTGATGAACTCATCTGAGTCATCTCTTTGTTGATAAATATAATGTACTTACTTCGGCTTTATCTGAACTGTACAATATCAGCTTCAAATTAATATGATGCAAAATCATATATCAGAGTATTGATAGGTTTGACCAATGCCTGAATTTTGATAATGGTCATGGTATtattatatttaattatatttaCGTAGCTTGTATCTTTTCTGCAGATGAGTTAAATGCCTCACTAAGCTGCACATGAGTTAAATGCAGACGAGTAGACCACCTACCAGATTTGCAGCAaaggtttttgttcttttttctgcaaTATCTTGTTCCTCATTGAGAATGAAGACTAGTTGCTCTTGTAATATGCAGCATAAGTCTATATGGGGGTCAAGAAAGATTTGTGTCTCTGCAATGGGTCAGCAGGTTTGTGTCTCTGCAAGCTCACTGGCCATTCCGTTTTCTATGACCACTTCTATGATTTGGGTGATTCCGTTCATGATCAGATTGTGAAACTAGTACAGCAGTACAGCAGTATAGCTAGCTAGTTCCTTTATTAACTTGTGTCTAGTAGAaatttttcattcattaagcATTTAGACTTGTCTTCAGATCCAGATTAGTATATATGAGTTATTTTGAACTGAAGTTCATGATTAAGTTTGTGTACATGAGATACTagtggattaatggaaattgcaatgaatgattttgaatgtggattttatggtttcatactttcattaatgggcaattttaatttccagaatgcatgcataccaattgtacaggggactactaaaatgtgtcatcacaaactgcaagctacaacaaaagcacaccaaaatgtgtggttgcagctgcacagtgtataacaacaacaaataagtgtgattggacatgattacagacaatataaaacacgtactattagtggtccttgttatattcagactacaaaaatttgtcgtctaaataatctcaaacgacagtaaattgtcgtcgtaatgagattgacataacagaaatctattgtctaaaccatttcccaacatcacatatgtataattgaaaaatctttcacacaacacttaaatgtcatacaaatcaACTATAGAACGACAtttaattgtcctctgatacactttacgaccacatataattgtcgtgtaaagtaaattagcacaacctttaagtgttgttgtatgagagaagacactacatatgagtcttcatatttcttatttaagggcattcagaccacacaaataagtcttgcaatatgcttcacagaatagtatttcaaaaaatatgtcattgttttgtttatcagacaatacaaaaccgttgtttgaatgcttttaaagaaacagatcacaatgttcccaaaatgcaaaactcatcagacgacacattttttatgtcgtctgaattttcagacgacagaactcttctgtcgttcgatacgcccaagacacgacatcgtactagacgacacatttttgttcgttcagacgacagaacagttctgtcgtctgaaggcctttttgacatagtgatACGTTCTGACTAAACGAAAATATAATCATCAACCAGAGACAATTGGTGTCTTGGCTAATCCCTAACTGTCTTTTTTTAAGCACATGAGCACAGTGCAAATGTGCAATATATACTATTGAGCATCTTACATAAAAGTTAGAAAAACCGAAAGGAAATGAATCAAAATTAGCACCCCATGACTTTGTTCGGTTGCAGCACAGGTTTCTCAACCACAGAGCCATCGTTCCCAGCCAGAGCCCTATACTTGTCTTTCCTCATAAAACTGGTGATATCATACGAAAGGCTGGCCGCCATAGCCCTCTGTATATAATTCGCCACCTCATGGCTCGACTTGCCTGCCCCGCAAGTCAACTCCGCCGGCAGCTTGTTTAAAAATGTAACCTCGTATTCTGGGCGAGGGTTCAGGAAGAAGTAAAAAGGGTCCATCCCCTTCCACCCACGCGCCGTCGTGCCCTGGAACATGCTCATCTTGTTCACCATGGCCACCGGAACGAGCTCATCGGTTAGCTCAGCAAAAAGCGCTGAGACCCTCAACAGAAATGGCTCCCGGCAGGTGGTCCCCTCGGGGCAGATTGCAAGGTCACCTTCATCTAGTAGCTTCTTGATCATGGCAGCGTCTTTGGCGCGGTCGCGGTTGAGGCGGACGGTCTTGATGGGGGAGAGGAACTCTGTGAGGCGAGAGACGGAGTAGGTGACGGTGGGGATGGGGCGACCGAGGGCGATGGAGAGGAAGACGGGGTCGAGGAGGGTGTGGTGGGAGCAGATGAAGAGGACGCCAGACTGGCCGGTGGATTTTTTGGCTGGAGGGGGTGGGGAGCCCTTAACGGTGACACGAACACCGAGGGCCCAGAGGGCGTAGTAAACGACTGGCATGGGGAGGAGGAAGCCAACGGCGATTCGAAGGCAGGCAAGGAAGAAGCCGATGGGGAGCCAGAGGATGGTGAGGAGGGCCATTAGAGGTGTTGGCTTTTGGACTAGGCGGCCGTCGTGGAAGACTATGGGCTTAGGGAGCTTATCTCTGGTCACTGCTTCTACTTTAGGGTTGGGCGGAACCATATAACCCTCCTGAATTTCATACATGTTTAATCTTATTAGGATGATGACAATTAGTTTCTTTAATGTTAAAGACACCAACTTTGGTTTGTAAGTTGTAACTGCATGACAGCTAAAGATTCACTCATCATTTCATTTGGCTTGTCATTAATTGCTTCAAATTTAGACTTTAATTTTCGgattattaaatttactcaaAACCAAAGAGCTGAATACTAAATCATGCTCAAGCAATTATTTTTTTACCCTATAACACATAATCGGACCTAAAAATTTAGCACTAACCACATACATGTTAACAAATGGTTATATTCACTCTAGCGTCCGTGATGTGTATAATAGGTTAACTTTTATCCAAATGGTTCAAGTTATATATGGTATGTGCTATATAATTGACTCAATATAATTTTAATACTAGTCTTCATTGACACATGCATAaacagttttatttttattttttttctttggaggaaaaaaaatagGAAGTTACATTAAGAATTGGGaagttatatatatagaatgtGGGATGAGATTGGGaagttttattttcatttatattTTACTATTTACCATGATATCCCTCATATATTAAATActattttaaattaaactatAGTTTAAGAATAATTATGTTATTTCACACCTAATTTAACTGACAAAATgaattctcttaataatagtatagataataacAAGACGAACCTTGCAAAGTGCCATGAAAGGAATATCAGTGTGCCTATCGCCAAGCCCAATCTCTGGCTGTACATCTCCAAAAGCCTTCTTAAGAGCATCAGCCTTCTTCTCTGCGACAAGCACACCAGGTGGAGAAACAAAGCCAGTGGCTTTACCTTTGTAGGTTGCAATTTCAGTGCCCAAAACCGTATCAAATCCAAGGAAATCCTTACAAAACGCTTCCACCATAATCCTAGGGTTGGCAGTAAGAATACACCGCTTCTCGCAGGCAGAGAGCACGCGCCACGACTCTGGGTGAATGTCAGTCGAGTAAAACTTAGGCAGCACGGCACGCGCCACCGACTCGATCTCAGACACCCTCACACCGGCAAATGTTGCGAAGATCTGAACTTGGATTCCAGCCGATTCAGATACGAAGTAATAGAGGAGTCCAGCTAATGGGGAGACCAAGAGCAAGAACAGGAGCCTTAAAATCCCACCGACCTCAAAAGCAATGAGAGCAAAGTAAGGAAAAGAGATGCGACCTCTTAGCAAGGTCCCGTCCATGTCCGCAACCACCGTATGGTTTTCTCGCCCGTTCGATGAGCATTTGTCGATGGTTGGAAAGGTGGTTATAGCCATTGTGGCTTGATTGGATTAGTACTTAGAACTGGTTAACTTTTTGAAAGAGAAGCCAATACATGCCAAGTATATATAGGAACAGAAAGAGATGGTTTCTCTAAAGGAACATCAAATTAATGCGAGGGCATGTTCAAAAAGAGACGAAGGAAAAATTTGGTTAGATATTGTTATATTCGAGGGTAGGTTAGTAGAAGGGAATAGATGAGGCATCAAGGTCTACGAAATTTGGTCAGGTGCtgtcttgttttgttttcatcGCCCATTTATTGTTTAATTGAATGTGCTCATAATAGTACAAGTAGATCGAGTAGTTTGGTTTTCAAACCAAGTAGCTAAGTGCGCGCAACTTTCTTTACCGAGTTAATATAAAATATTCATTGACAATACTAGTCAAAATTTTACACAAACTGACAAACGCGTCCCACATTTCCGCTTATGTTTAACTTTTACCTATTAGTAATAGGCCTGGGATCTGGAACCGTAAAACCGGCtaaaccgcaccgaaccgcaccgaaaaatccggttcggttcggttcttcAAAATATTAACATG is a genomic window containing:
- the LOC133741128 gene encoding organ-specific protein S2-like; this encodes MNSLCAILALLSFLLFTTTVESRIGAGGYMKNSIKKQPTPGDLRKLVKEQFERNNADLPDDKTEKANCNENGKPNTEFEIVEFEPRPDVTIYHGDIVEFEPRPDVTIYHGDFEPRPDVTIYHGDSEVTESRTLKDELESKAIGNMHPKDKGPKDKLPFEVKAKRHAFEEDFEPRPNISVYND
- the LOC133741127 gene encoding glycerol-3-phosphate acyltransferase RAM2-like, whose amino-acid sequence is MAITTFPTIDKCSSNGRENHTVVADMDGTLLRGRISFPYFALIAFEVGGILRLLFLLLVSPLAGLLYYFVSESAGIQVQIFATFAGVRVSEIESVARAVLPKFYSTDIHPESWRVLSACEKRCILTANPRIMVEAFCKDFLGFDTVLGTEIATYKGKATGFVSPPGVLVAEKKADALKKAFGDVQPEIGLGDRHTDIPFMALCKEGYMVPPNPKVEAVTRDKLPKPIVFHDGRLVQKPTPLMALLTILWLPIGFFLACLRIAVGFLLPMPVVYYALWALGVRVTVKGSPPPPAKKSTGQSGVLFICSHHTLLDPVFLSIALGRPIPTVTYSVSRLTEFLSPIKTVRLNRDRAKDAAMIKKLLDEGDLAICPEGTTCREPFLLRVSALFAELTDELVPVAMVNKMSMFQGTTARGWKGMDPFYFFLNPRPEYEVTFLNKLPAELTCGAGKSSHEVANYIQRAMAASLSYDITSFMRKDKYRALAGNDGSVVEKPVLQPNKVMGC